In the Streptomyces formicae genome, one interval contains:
- a CDS encoding GNAT family N-acetyltransferase translates to MASASGTLGSLLDAAARGSFPAPDGATTVVPQPGHRDAGVIAFTAHSVVFTDEDPRWVRSALASLDCDPLAATLNARFLAAFMDRTGRTTDTIDLLTVAPALPGGPAPELGLRELGDPDHPRVARARKRRDDVRVWASEGCGVLVIGRGVAGRWETAIEVGEDARHRGLGRALARAARHLVPDGDVVWAQQAPGNARSVRAFQAAGYRPVGAEALLFAR, encoded by the coding sequence ATGGCCAGCGCATCCGGCACGCTCGGGTCCCTCCTCGACGCCGCGGCCCGGGGAAGCTTCCCCGCGCCGGACGGTGCCACCACGGTCGTCCCGCAGCCGGGGCACCGTGACGCGGGCGTCATCGCCTTCACCGCCCACTCGGTCGTCTTCACCGACGAGGACCCCCGGTGGGTGCGGTCCGCGCTCGCTTCGCTCGACTGCGATCCCCTCGCCGCCACCCTCAACGCGCGCTTCCTCGCGGCCTTCATGGACCGCACGGGGCGGACGACGGACACCATCGACCTGCTGACCGTGGCCCCCGCGCTGCCGGGCGGGCCCGCGCCCGAGCTCGGTCTCCGTGAGCTCGGCGACCCGGACCATCCCCGTGTCGCGCGGGCCCGCAAGCGCCGCGACGACGTGCGGGTGTGGGCGTCGGAAGGCTGCGGGGTGCTGGTCATCGGGCGCGGCGTCGCCGGACGGTGGGAGACCGCGATCGAGGTGGGCGAGGACGCGCGCCACCGGGGGCTCGGGCGGGCGCTGGCCCGGGCGGCGCGGCACCTCGTGCCGGACGGGGACGTGGTCTGGGCGCAACAGGCGCCGGGCAACGCGCGCAGCGTGCGGGCCTTCCAGGCGGCGGGCTACCGGCCGGTGGGCGCGGAGGCCCTGCTCTTCGCGCGGTGA
- a CDS encoding helix-turn-helix transcriptional regulator, translating to METFEGAGAAQRAPFAGRAEELDRLEAPLGRVGSEVRPGRGDHGEVPVVVDVVGEPGIGKSRLLTEFAARARARGATVLRGRAGERSRGRPFRPFADAFAELDPRAARAFPSLTELPPAVRGVPGEGAEQGRAQGAGDDLFGLCRAAAAALGALPAPGLVVVLDDLHWADAASVELIDHLVRHPVRAPFLLAVARRERQTTASLAAALARGVDTGAVLRVGLGPLGLAECADVLAAGVPRERAEEMHAASRGNPLYFLALLHDGRGGHPAPLDELAALTPPERAALEAAAVLGEHATTDTIAALTGAERAELVGSLRQLVARDLLRPDPVRRRLAPRHPLLWDRLRAGIDHWRRQELHRAAAVELAGTGATIVDRAHHVDRSLTRWDPAAAAVLTEAAERVAATAPADAARFLGAVLRVLPDACEHRDLRRELMLRRATALGMTGAVKESRDLLHRLIDDYGPDLEGGDGDGDTGEGGDAGEGGDGDSAGLRTAAVVQCAFMERHLGRYVEAGALLRRELDRRPGPPGARRAALVVEWGCRALFATRFPQVREEVARTLADARARGDGPGTAEALTLSAMGEAYEGETATARAYAKEAAALADVLTDADLAGQCESLVRLAWSEVFLDDTAAALRHVERGVEVARRAGRPFALSQLLLCGAYARFTTGRVTEALALADESVAVARALGGGELLGIARGIRAMVLMQARPPGDPEVLAAAEEAVATVGALDGWWATLARCQLAYAALGAGDPYRVRDILLTAGGGHDLPRLQPSVRPNFLELLTTSALATGDLADAERWAGRARDEADRLGLPAQRGAALRAVGLVRARQGQLEEAARAFTEAAQESARSGAALREAQSLLLGAPLVRASGDEARAAAMWRRGRRIAEEGGARLLVGLADGAGSAGSAGSAGAQDSAAHLAAPVPSGPHGQGVPDHSVAPGLSGAGLPGVGLPGAGGTGSLAAAAAAAAATAAHSGSAGPPGLAGPPGLAGPPGLAGPPGSVGVPGAAGAPGQGGAPGQAGAPGQAGAAGAAPGAALATLTPREREISALVAEGLTNQAVAAKLCLSTRTVESHVARVYRKTGVTSRAALASLMARGSVGRGQSSRG from the coding sequence GTGGAGACATTCGAAGGGGCGGGGGCTGCCCAGCGGGCGCCGTTCGCGGGCAGGGCGGAGGAGCTCGACCGGCTCGAAGCGCCGCTCGGGCGGGTGGGGAGCGAAGTCCGGCCGGGACGGGGGGACCACGGTGAGGTGCCCGTGGTCGTCGACGTCGTCGGGGAGCCGGGCATCGGCAAGAGCAGACTGCTCACTGAGTTCGCGGCGCGGGCCAGGGCGCGGGGCGCGACCGTGCTGCGCGGGCGGGCAGGGGAGCGCTCGCGCGGCCGCCCGTTCCGCCCGTTCGCCGACGCCTTCGCCGAGCTCGACCCGAGGGCTGCGCGGGCGTTCCCCTCGTTGACCGAACTGCCCCCGGCCGTACGGGGCGTGCCGGGGGAGGGCGCGGAGCAGGGCCGTGCGCAGGGCGCCGGGGACGACCTGTTCGGGCTGTGCCGCGCGGCCGCCGCGGCGCTCGGCGCGCTGCCCGCGCCCGGCCTCGTCGTCGTCCTCGACGATCTGCACTGGGCGGACGCCGCCTCCGTCGAGCTGATCGACCATCTCGTACGCCATCCCGTGCGTGCCCCCTTCCTGCTCGCTGTCGCCCGCCGCGAACGCCAGACCACCGCCTCGCTCGCCGCCGCGCTCGCCAGGGGCGTCGACACCGGCGCCGTACTGCGCGTCGGCCTCGGCCCGCTCGGTCTCGCCGAGTGCGCCGACGTGCTCGCCGCCGGAGTGCCGCGCGAGCGGGCCGAGGAGATGCACGCCGCGAGCCGGGGCAACCCGCTCTACTTCCTCGCGCTGCTGCACGACGGGCGTGGCGGTCATCCGGCGCCCCTCGACGAACTGGCCGCGCTCACCCCGCCCGAGCGCGCCGCCCTGGAGGCGGCCGCCGTCCTCGGCGAGCACGCGACCACCGACACGATCGCCGCCCTCACCGGCGCGGAGCGCGCGGAACTCGTGGGCTCCCTACGGCAGTTGGTCGCACGTGACCTGCTCCGCCCCGACCCCGTGCGGCGCCGGCTCGCGCCCCGCCACCCGCTCCTGTGGGACCGGCTGCGCGCGGGCATCGACCACTGGCGCCGCCAGGAGCTGCACCGTGCCGCGGCCGTCGAACTCGCCGGGACCGGCGCCACGATCGTCGACCGGGCGCACCACGTCGACCGGTCGCTGACCCGCTGGGACCCCGCCGCTGCCGCCGTCCTGACGGAGGCGGCGGAGCGGGTGGCGGCCACCGCGCCCGCCGACGCCGCCCGTTTCCTCGGCGCCGTGCTCCGGGTGCTGCCCGACGCCTGCGAACACCGCGACCTGCGACGCGAGTTGATGCTCCGTCGCGCCACCGCGCTCGGCATGACCGGCGCCGTCAAGGAGAGCAGGGACCTGCTCCACCGGCTGATCGACGACTACGGTCCCGACCTGGAGGGCGGCGACGGAGACGGCGACACGGGCGAGGGCGGTGACGCGGGCGAGGGCGGTGACGGGGACAGTGCGGGGCTGCGCACCGCCGCCGTCGTCCAATGCGCCTTCATGGAGCGCCACTTGGGCCGCTACGTGGAAGCGGGCGCGCTGCTCCGCCGCGAACTGGACCGACGCCCGGGGCCCCCGGGCGCCCGGCGCGCCGCGCTCGTCGTGGAATGGGGCTGCCGCGCCCTGTTCGCCACCCGCTTCCCGCAGGTGCGCGAGGAGGTCGCCCGCACCCTCGCCGACGCCCGCGCGCGCGGCGACGGGCCCGGCACGGCCGAGGCGCTCACGCTGTCCGCCATGGGCGAGGCGTACGAGGGGGAGACCGCCACCGCACGCGCGTACGCGAAGGAGGCCGCCGCGCTCGCCGACGTCCTGACCGACGCCGACCTCGCGGGGCAGTGCGAGTCCCTGGTGCGCCTGGCCTGGAGCGAGGTCTTCCTCGACGACACCGCGGCCGCCCTGCGCCACGTCGAGCGCGGCGTCGAGGTCGCCAGGCGGGCAGGGCGCCCCTTCGCGCTCTCCCAGCTCCTGCTGTGCGGCGCGTACGCCAGGTTCACCACAGGCCGCGTCACCGAGGCGCTCGCCCTCGCCGACGAGTCCGTGGCGGTCGCCCGCGCCCTGGGCGGCGGCGAACTCCTCGGTATCGCGCGGGGTATACGCGCCATGGTCCTCATGCAGGCCCGCCCGCCCGGCGACCCGGAGGTCCTCGCCGCCGCCGAGGAAGCGGTGGCCACCGTCGGCGCGCTGGACGGCTGGTGGGCGACGCTCGCCCGGTGCCAGCTCGCCTACGCGGCCCTGGGCGCGGGCGACCCGTACCGCGTGCGCGACATCCTGCTGACCGCGGGCGGCGGCCACGACCTGCCCCGCTTGCAGCCTTCCGTGCGCCCCAACTTCCTTGAGCTTCTCACCACTTCGGCGCTCGCCACCGGCGACCTCGCGGACGCGGAGCGCTGGGCGGGCCGCGCGCGGGACGAGGCCGACCGGCTCGGCCTGCCCGCCCAGCGGGGGGCCGCGCTGCGCGCCGTCGGACTCGTCCGGGCGCGGCAGGGCCAACTCGAAGAGGCAGCGCGGGCGTTCACCGAGGCGGCGCAGGAGAGCGCCAGGTCGGGAGCGGCGCTCAGGGAGGCGCAGAGCCTGCTGCTCGGCGCCCCGCTGGTGCGCGCCTCGGGTGACGAAGCGCGGGCCGCCGCCATGTGGCGGCGCGGCCGTCGCATCGCCGAGGAGGGCGGGGCGCGGCTGCTGGTCGGGCTCGCGGACGGGGCGGGGAGCGCGGGGAGCGCGGGGAGCGCGGGAGCGCAGGACTCGGCAGCTCACCTGGCCGCACCGGTTCCTTCGGGTCCGCACGGGCAGGGCGTGCCGGATCACTCGGTGGCACCGGGGCTTTCCGGGGCGGGGCTTCCGGGCGTGGGGCTTCCCGGGGCCGGGGGCACCGGATCGCTGGCGGCTGCGGCCGCAGCCGCAGCCGCGACCGCCGCTCATTCGGGCTCCGCGGGGCCGCCCGGCCTTGCCGGACCACCGGGCTTGGCGGGGCCGCCGGGCTTGGCCGGACCGCCGGGCTCGGTCGGTGTGCCGGGCGCAGCGGGTGCGCCGGGCCAAGGGGGTGCGCCGGGCCAGGCGGGCGCGCCGGGCCAAGCGGGTGCGGCGGGTGCTGCCCCCGGCGCCGCGCTCGCCACGCTCACGCCGCGCGAACGCGAGATATCCGCGCTGGTCGCCGAGGGTCTCACCAACCAGGCGGTGGCCGCCAAGCTCTGCCTCAGCACTCGCACGGTCGAGAGCCATGTCGCCCGGGTCTACCGCAAGACCGGGGTGACCTCGCGCGCCGCCCTCGCCTCGCTGATGGCGCGCGGTTCCGTCGGGCGCGGTCAGTCCTCGCGCGGGTAG
- a CDS encoding serine/threonine-protein kinase, whose protein sequence is MSSAGSARRVIDDRFELLDRLGGGGMGTVWRARDLALDREVAVKEVRPPDPALAEYDPEGARTLRARVLREARALARVDHPNVVTIHHIVDGGDGTYPWIVMELVTGGSLQDRIGRGTLSPEETAVLGREILAALRAAHAAGSEHRDVKPANVLLRPDGRPVLTDFGIAAIRESTALTATGSVIGSPDYMAPERVSGRAGGPAADLWSLGMLLYVAVEGHHPLRRDNTLATLAAVLSEDVPPPRRAGPLSGALRALLVRDPEARPGAGELDRLLAVAANSPSREGGSASGSPTDARGPDARRGPADAEPTPTPTSYRLAPPATPPPTPGPPPLGPGAARRRVRRARITTGLVALGGTALVAVLLWTFLPVPDDGAGQARGTAAPSAAGKPVDRKKPEAPETAGTAETSKSSGAAGKAGLLTPDGIRASVRELTPLMGGGKVTSFVVYPEHVSAQALVKGSTKRYDSFSYRGGDSATRDGAGGTVMSGTVPVNLAGFDWDAVPALIRKAEKELGVEHPTSRYLVVNTASTVFESQRPGMSVHLSDAYGSAYLKADPKGKVIAAYPRED, encoded by the coding sequence ATGAGCTCGGCCGGATCCGCCCGTCGCGTGATCGACGACCGCTTCGAGCTGCTCGACCGGCTCGGCGGTGGCGGCATGGGCACGGTGTGGCGCGCCCGCGACCTGGCGCTCGACCGCGAGGTGGCGGTCAAGGAGGTACGCCCGCCCGACCCGGCCCTCGCCGAGTACGACCCGGAGGGCGCGCGGACGTTGCGGGCCAGGGTGCTGCGGGAGGCGCGCGCGCTGGCCCGTGTCGACCATCCCAACGTGGTGACCATCCACCACATCGTGGACGGCGGCGACGGCACGTACCCCTGGATCGTGATGGAGCTGGTCACCGGCGGTTCGCTCCAGGACAGGATCGGGCGCGGGACGCTGTCGCCCGAGGAGACGGCGGTCCTGGGCCGTGAGATCCTGGCCGCGCTGCGCGCCGCGCACGCGGCGGGCAGCGAGCACCGCGACGTGAAGCCCGCCAACGTGCTGCTGCGTCCGGACGGCCGCCCCGTCCTCACCGACTTCGGCATCGCCGCGATCCGCGAGTCCACCGCCCTGACGGCCACCGGATCCGTCATCGGCTCCCCCGACTACATGGCGCCCGAACGCGTCAGCGGCCGCGCGGGCGGACCCGCCGCCGACCTGTGGTCGCTGGGCATGCTGCTGTACGTCGCCGTGGAGGGGCACCATCCGCTCCGCCGCGACAACACCCTCGCCACACTGGCCGCCGTACTCAGCGAGGACGTCCCGCCCCCGCGGCGCGCGGGTCCGCTGAGCGGGGCGCTGCGGGCACTGCTCGTACGCGATCCGGAGGCACGGCCCGGGGCCGGGGAACTGGACCGGCTTCTCGCCGTGGCCGCCAACTCGCCCTCAAGGGAAGGGGGTTCGGCCTCGGGCTCCCCCACGGACGCGCGCGGCCCGGACGCCAGGCGCGGCCCCGCCGACGCCGAACCCACGCCCACCCCCACCTCCTACCGGCTCGCGCCGCCCGCGACGCCGCCGCCGACGCCCGGACCACCGCCGCTCGGGCCCGGTGCGGCACGGCGGCGGGTGCGGCGGGCGCGGATCACGACGGGGCTCGTCGCGCTCGGCGGGACCGCCCTCGTCGCGGTGCTGCTGTGGACGTTCCTGCCCGTGCCCGACGACGGGGCCGGGCAGGCGCGCGGCACGGCCGCCCCGTCCGCCGCCGGGAAGCCCGTGGATCGGAAGAAGCCCGAGGCACCTGAGACGGCCGGGACAGCGGAGACGTCCAAGTCCTCCGGAGCCGCCGGAAAGGCCGGTCTCCTGACGCCAGACGGCATCCGCGCCTCCGTCCGCGAGCTGACGCCGCTCATGGGCGGCGGCAAGGTCACCAGCTTCGTGGTGTACCCGGAGCACGTGAGCGCGCAGGCACTCGTCAAGGGCAGCACGAAGCGCTACGACTCCTTCTCCTACCGGGGCGGCGACTCGGCCACCCGGGACGGGGCGGGCGGCACCGTGATGTCCGGCACCGTCCCGGTGAACCTCGCGGGCTTCGACTGGGACGCGGTGCCCGCCCTGATCCGCAAGGCGGAGAAGGAACTCGGCGTCGAGCACCCCACCAGCCGCTACCTCGTCGTGAACACCGCGTCGACGGTGTTCGAGAGCCAGCGGCCCGGCATGAGCGTCCACCTCTCCGACGCGTACGGCTCCGCGTACCTGAAGGCCGATCCGAAGGGCAAGGTGATCGCCGCCTACCCGCGCGAGGACTGA